The Candidatus Bathyarchaeota archaeon genome has a segment encoding these proteins:
- a CDS encoding type II secretion system F family protein, with the protein MGLKNFSLVGKIYGLFPWASKIVMGIFRNLPEILKEADMNIYPEAYAATVGFLTVIGLIISLGGIPLMIISIYAPQLLGLLSQIPYYSYLTLFLLPGLILLLGIAIPKIKALNRASSLETEVPFLAAYVSVMATGGISPYVSILRVKEYPLLPTLAKAAKRIELKVHGLGLDPISAIEESAKTMPSQEYRELLLGYASTLRAGGDVVHYLLTKTEQIFRDRLMRLRILGERMAGMMEVYVTLAVLLALGFYSIFIVSISMAQYLPSPIGMEQFVVFAYVFLPTISIVFLYMIDLLQPKYPEVRMNPTYKLYFASIPFMVFLTVGFYLTFELPMLASITPFDYMKDFVLYVTYDLMGLEPGFETPVGLMLALVIPTIPAAVYEKIRAKHEAEIERGVIDFIRDLVEIRKTGMSPEGCIINLAKRDYGRFSEHLRIISNQVGWGIPLKKVSERFKQRVRSWLANTMIFLLVDAIEVGGGSPQTLETLARFGEMTESVEKEKAMRLRPLLLVPYIGALTFIVSTIVLLGFMRAVLALANMPLAFQQFTKMLLTPMVFHIYLTGLVSGKISSGRVSAGFLHTVVLSICALIAMAISPLISMPLTLAPI; encoded by the coding sequence TTGGGTTTAAAGAATTTTTCTCTGGTAGGTAAGATATACGGCCTCTTCCCATGGGCTTCTAAGATAGTAATGGGCATTTTCAGAAACCTACCTGAGATCCTTAAAGAGGCCGATATGAATATATACCCCGAGGCTTACGCGGCTACGGTAGGCTTTCTAACCGTTATAGGCCTGATCATAAGCCTCGGCGGGATCCCGCTTATGATAATATCCATATACGCACCGCAGCTTCTCGGCCTTCTAAGCCAGATACCCTATTATAGTTATCTTACTCTTTTCCTGCTTCCCGGTCTGATCCTGCTTCTAGGCATCGCGATTCCGAAGATTAAAGCCCTGAACCGGGCTTCGAGCTTAGAGACGGAAGTACCTTTCTTAGCTGCATACGTCAGCGTCATGGCTACCGGGGGTATAAGCCCCTACGTAAGCATCCTGAGGGTTAAAGAGTATCCCTTGCTTCCTACGTTGGCTAAGGCGGCTAAGCGTATAGAGCTTAAGGTCCACGGCCTGGGTCTAGACCCGATCTCGGCTATAGAGGAGTCTGCTAAAACCATGCCTTCGCAGGAGTATCGGGAGCTTCTACTCGGCTACGCTTCGACCCTGAGGGCCGGAGGCGATGTGGTCCACTACCTGCTTACGAAGACGGAGCAGATATTCAGGGATAGGCTTATGAGGCTTAGGATACTCGGCGAGCGGATGGCCGGTATGATGGAGGTCTACGTCACCCTGGCTGTTCTCCTGGCGTTGGGTTTCTACTCGATATTCATAGTCTCGATATCGATGGCTCAGTATCTTCCCTCGCCTATAGGTATGGAGCAGTTCGTCGTGTTCGCCTACGTGTTTCTGCCGACGATCTCGATCGTGTTCCTGTACATGATCGACCTGCTCCAGCCTAAGTATCCGGAAGTGAGGATGAACCCGACGTATAAACTGTACTTCGCCTCCATACCGTTTATGGTCTTTCTGACCGTGGGCTTCTACCTCACGTTCGAGCTTCCGATGCTGGCTAGCATAACCCCGTTCGACTATATGAAGGACTTCGTCCTCTACGTGACCTACGACCTTATGGGTTTGGAGCCTGGTTTCGAGACACCCGTCGGGTTGATGCTTGCCCTCGTGATCCCCACGATCCCGGCCGCCGTGTACGAGAAGATAAGGGCTAAACACGAGGCTGAGATCGAGCGCGGCGTTATAGATTTCATAAGAGACCTCGTCGAGATACGTAAGACCGGTATGAGCCCTGAGGGCTGTATAATAAACCTCGCCAAGAGGGACTATGGTAGGTTCTCCGAGCATCTACGGATTATAAGCAACCAGGTCGGATGGGGTATACCGTTGAAGAAGGTGTCGGAGAGGTTTAAACAACGTGTACGGAGCTGGCTTGCGAACACGATGATTTTCCTGCTCGTCGACGCCATCGAGGTCGGAGGCGGCTCACCTCAAACCCTCGAGACGCTGGCTAGGTTCGGCGAGATGACCGAGAGCGTCGAGAAGGAGAAGGCTATGAGGCTCCGCCCGCTTCTGCTCGTCCCCTACATAGGGGCTTTGACCTTCATAGTTTCGACCATAGTCCTGCTTGGGTTCATGAGGGCTGTCCTAGCGCTCGCTAACATGCCGCTGGCGTTTCAGCAGTTCACGAAGATGCTTCTGACGCCTATGGTGTTCCACATATACCTCACCGGCCTTGTGTCGGGTAAGATAAGTAGCGGTAGGGTCTCCGCGGGTTTCCTGCACACGGTCGTGCTCAGCATATGCGCCTTGATAGCTATGGCCATATCTCCGCTCATATCGATGCCTTTAACCCTCGCACCTATATAA